Within the Streptomyces sp. NBC_00353 genome, the region GCCGTCGAACCGGACCTTCGGCTGGTAGTGGAGCTCGACCTCGCCGGCGTCCAGCGCGCGCCGCAGGTCCCCGAGGAGTCCGAGCCGGTCCGGGGTGTTGCTGTCCCGCTTCGACTCGTACACCTCGACACCCGTACGGTCCCGCTTGGCCTGGTACATCGCCACGTCCGCCCGTCTGAGCAGCCCTTCGGCGTCCAGCGCGTGGTCGGGGTAGACGGCGACTCCGGCGCTGGCCTCCAGCACCAGGGTGAGGCCGTCGAGGTCCAGTGGTGAGGAGAGCTCGGCGACCAGATGGCGGGCGACGCGCTGGGCACTGGTGGTGGAGTCCGCGGTCGGCAGCAGTACGGCGAACTCGTCGCCGCCGAGCCGCGCGGCCTCCGCTCCGCGCGGCAGGGCGAGCCGGAGCCGCTCCGCGATCTGCAGCAGCAGCCGGTCCCCCGCGAGATGGCCGAGGGTGTCGTTGACCGCACGGAACCGGTCGAGGTCGATCAGGACGAGCGCGGATCTGGCGCCGATGTTCTCGGCGTCCTCCAGCGCTGTCCATGTGCGCTCCAGCAGCCACTGCCGGTTGGGCAGTCCGGTCAGCGGGTCCCGCAGCTGCTCCTCGGCCCGGGCCCGGGCGATCCAGAGGGTGGAGTCCAGGGCGATCAGCGGAACGGCGAACAGCGGCAGCAGTACGGGTGTGGCGATCGCGACGACGCAGATCAGCGGGGCGAGCCCGAGGAGCGCGACCGCGACGAGCCCCTGGCGCAGCAGGGCGGTGCGGGCGATGGTCGGCAGCCCGCCGCCCTGGGGTGCCCGTGCGTACCAGAGGAGGATCCTGGTGACGACGAGATAGGTGGAGGCGGCCAGAATGACTTCCGGGACGGCGTCGATGCCCCAGTCGAGTGGCTGCCAGGGCGACTCGACGGACTGCAGGTCGCCGAACGCGGCGAGGACCAGGGCCGCCGCACCTATCCCCAGGATGTCCACCGCACCATGCAGCAGCCCCTGCCACCAGCGGTGTCTGCGCGCCACTCCGACGAGCACGACGACGACCAGGCTGACCAGGCCGGCGGGCACCCAGCCGTAGAGCAGCAGCACGGCGAGGGTGAGGGCGGCGCCGGATCCGGTACCGCCCCACCAGCGGTCCCGCCCGAGCGCGACGAGATGGCCGACGATGATCCCGGTGAGGACGGCGAGCGCCCAGCCTGCCGCACCGTTCGGGAAGAGTGCGTGCCCGGCGCTCACGGTCCGGTAGAAGCCGGTCGCCAGCTGAACAGCGGCGATCAGTACAACGGCGGCACCCACTTTGGGCATGAGGCCGAGGAAACCTTGCAGCCGTGACACCGGTGCGGCGCTCTCGGTCGGTTTCATTCCGTCCCTCTCACAGCCGGCGGTGCCGATGTCACCTGCTCGTCCCGCTCCCATGCCACCACGAACCCATGACCGTCACGCAGCCGGGATCACCGTCACGCATCCGGGCACGGCGGGCGCACGTCTCAACAGTAGGCCGCGGAACGCCCGTACGGGCAGCGCTCTACAGCTCTTGCCCGAATGCGAACTGACCATCACTCAGCATCTGATATGCGCCGAACGGGTGAACCGGGCGAACCGGTCGTGCCCTTCGCCCGTCCGGGCCCAACGCGGCTCGGCTACTCCTCGACCGGTCCGGCAACCGGTACGGCCGCCTCGCGTGCCGCGTCAGGCCCCTGTTCGAGCAGTACCGCGAAGCCCGCCCCGTCCAGAACCGGAACCTTCAGTTGCATCGCCTTGTCGTACTTCGAGCCCGGATTGTCGCCGACCACCACGAACGAGGTCTTCTTCGAAACGGATCCGGTCACCTTTGCCCCACGGCTCTGCAGGGCCTCTTTCGCGCCATCCCTGGTGTGGTCGGCCAGCGTGCCCGTGACGACGACGGTGAGCCCTTCGAGCGGACGCGGCGCCTCGTCCTCACCCGCGCTCTCGTCGGCCATCCGGACCCCGGCCTCCCGCCACTTGCGCACGATCTCCCGGTGCCAGTCCTCCGCGAACCACTGGGTGACCGAGGCGGCGATGATGGGTCCGACACCGTCCGCTGCGGCCAGCTCCTCCTCGGTCGCCGCCTCGATGCGGTCCATCGAACGGAACTGACGTGCCAGCTCCTCGGCCGCGACCGGACCGACATGACGGATCGAGAGCCCGGTGAGGATCCGGGCCAGCGGCGCCTGTTTGGCGGCGGTGATCGCTTCGAGCATCGCCACGGCGTTCTTCTTCGGTTCGCCGTGCTGGTTGGCGAAGACCAGGGCGGTCTTCGCCTCGCCGGTCTTCGGATCGTGCTTGGGCAGTCCGCTGTCCATGTCCAGGACGTAGGCCCGGATCGGCAGCAGCTGCTCGATCGTCAGCCCGAAGAGGTCGCTCTCGTCGCGCAGGGGCGGCTCGGTGGGCTCCAGCGGCTTGGTCAGGGCGGCCGCCGCGACATAGCCGAAGTGGTCGATGTCCAGGCACTTGCGGCCCGCGAGATAGCCGACGCGTTCGCGCAACTGCGCGGGGCAGAAGCGCGCGTTGGGACAGCGGACGTCGATGTCGGCCTCCTTCATGGGCCGCAGCTCCGTCCCGCACTCGGGGCAGTGGGTCGGCATCACGAACGCCCGCTCGGTGCCGTCCCGCAGATCGACGACCGGGCCGAGGATCTCCGGGATCACATCGCCCGCCTTGCGGATCACCACCGTGTCCCCGATGAGGACGCCCTTCTCCTTCACCACGTTCTGGTTGTGCAGGGTGGCGAACTCGACCTCGGAGCCCGCCACCTCGACGGGTTCGACCTGTGCGTACGGCGTGACCCGGCCGGTGCGTCCGACACCGACCCGGATGTTCACCAGCTTGGTGTTCACCTCTTCCGGCGGGTACTTCCAGGCGATCGCCCAGCGCGGGGCGCGCGAGGTGGAGCCCAGCCGGCCCTGGAGCGCGATCTCGTCGAGCTTGACGACGACGCCGTCGATCTCGTGCTCCACGGAGTGCCGGTTCTCGCCGAAGTGCGCGATGAACTCCCTGACGCCGTCGAGGGAGTCGACGACCTTGTTGTACTTCGCGGTGGGCAGTCCCCATTCGTGCAGCAGCTCGTAGGCATGCGAGAGCCGGTCGATCTCGAGGCCCTCGCGGGCGCCGATGCCGTGCACCACCATGTGCAGCGGGCGTCCGGCAGTGACCTTCGGGTCCTTCTGGCGCAGGGAACCCGCCGCCGCGTTGCGCGGGTTGGCGAACGGTTTGTCGTCGGCCGCCACCAGCCGGGCGTTGAGCTCCTCGAACGCCTCCATCGGGAAGAAGACCTCGCCGCGGATCTCGACCAGCGCCGGGATCCGGTCGCCCTTCAGCCGGTGCGGGATCTCGGCGATGGTGCGGACATTGGGGGTGATGTCCTCGCCGGTGCGGCCGTCGCCGCGGGTCGCGGCGCGGGTCAGCAGCCCCTGCTCGTACGTGAGGTTGACCGCGAGGCCGTCCACCTTGAGCTCGCACAGGAAGTGGTAGGTGCTGGTGCCGACGTCCTTGGCGACGCGCTCGGCCCAGACCGCCAGCCCCTCGTCGTCGAAGGCGTTGTCCAGGGAGAGCATCCGCTCGCGGTGCTCGACCGAGGTGAACTCCGTCCGGTACGGCCCCGCGACCTTCTGGGTCGGCGATTCGGGCGTACGCAACTGCGGGTACTCGTCCTCCAGGTCCTGCAGCGAGCGCATCAGCCGGTCGAACTCGGCGTCGCTGACGACCGGCTGGTCGTTCACGTAGTACCGGAAGCGGTGCTCCTCGATCTGCTCCGCAAGGAGCGCATGCTGCTGATGCGCCTCCGCGGGCACTTCCGATTTCTGTCCGCCGGCCATCGTCTCGTCCTCCCGTTACCCGATACCCGCTTACTCAGGGTTGTCTGCGAGCGATCTCGCGGCCCGGGCGCAGTGGGCGAGCGCGGCGCGCGCGTACGCGGGCGACGCACCTGCGAGCCCGCACGACGGGGTGATCACCAGCGACTCGGCGAGAGTCCCCGGATTCAGCCCCAGCCTGCGCCACAGCGTCCTGACACCCATGACGCTACCGCCCGGGTCCGACAATGCGCCCGAGGCCGGGTCGGTGCCGGGCACCACCCCGAGGAAGAGCTGCGTACCGCCTTCGACCGCTTCCCCGATCGCCTCCTCCTCACGCTCGGTGAGCAGTGAGAAGTCGAACGAGATGCCGTCGGCACCGGCCCGGCGCAGCAGCGCGAACGGCACGTCGGGCGCGCAGGTGTGCACGAGCGTCGCGTCTTCCCCGTTCGCCGCCAGGACATCGCGGAGCGTGCCCTCCACCACCTGCCGGTCCACGGCCCGGTAGGTGCGGTAGCCGCTCGCCGTCCTGATGTGCCCGCGCAGTGCGCCGGTCAGGGACGGTTCGTCGAGCTGGAGGATCACCCGGGCGCCGGGCATCCTGCGCCGTACCTCCGCGAGGTGACCCAGCAGCCCCTCGGCCAGGGAGGCCGCCAGATCGCGGCAGGCACCCGGGTCGCCGAGCACGGCCTCGCCGCCCCGCCGTTCCAGCGCGGCGGCAAGCGTCCAGGGACCTACGGCCTGGACCTTGAGCGGGCCCTGGTACCCCTGGGTGAACTCCTCCAGGGCGTCGAGGTCCTCACCCAGCCAGGAGCGGGCCCGCCGGGTGTCGCGGCCCGGTCGGTCACTGATGCGCCAGCCGCTGGGCTCGACATGGCCGTACATGTCGACGAGCAGTCCGATGGTCCGCCCGATCATGTCGGCGCCGGGCCCGCGTGCGGGCAGCTCCGGCAGATACGGCAGTCCCTCACCGTCCGCCAAGGACCCGGTGACGGTCTTCGCCGCCTCCCGCGCGTCTCCCCCGGGCATGGATCCGATCCCGGTCGCGCGGCACCCGCTGAACTTGCTTTTCTCGGTCACGCAGGAAGCCTACGGTCCGGGCCGCCGGCGCCGTCGCGGGCCCGGCCGGCCCGGCGGCCGACACTCGCGGGCCGGGGCCGGGCTCCACTCGGCGTCGGGGGACCCGGCCGCTGCGGACCCGGCGTCCGGGGCCTCAGTGCCCGGGGCGGACCGTGAGGTCGTTGACCTCGGCGTCGCGAGGCAGGTCGATCGCCATCAGGATCGTGGTCGCCACGGACTCCGGGTCGATGAACCGGGAGGCGTCGTACTCCTTCCCCTCCTGCTGGTGCACCTTGGCCTGCATGGGGCTGGCAGTACGTCCGGGGTAGACGGAGCTCACCCGGACACCGTTTCCGTGCTCCTCCTCGCGCAGCGAGTCGGCGAGCGCCTTCAGGCCGTGCTTGCTCGCGGCGTACGCGCTCCACTCGGCGTGTGCGCTGAGCCCGGCGCCGGAGTTCACGAAGACGACATGGCCCTGGGCCACGCGCAGTTGCGGCAGGAAGAGCCGGGTCAGCTCGGCAGGGGCGACCAGGTTGGTGTTGAGCTGGTAGTGCCATGCCTTGGGCGTGAGCTCCCCGACCTGGCCCAGCTCCACGACGCCCGCGACGTGCAGCAGCGAGTCGATCCGCTCCGGGAGCGACTGCTGTGCGAACGCCCAGGAGAGCCGGTCCGGGTTGCCGAGGTCGCCGACGAGCGTGCGGGCTCCGGGGTGGAGCGCGGCCAGTTCCTTGGCGCGGCCCGCGTCACGGGCCAGCAGCACGAGTTCGTCACCGCGCTCCAGGAGACGGCGGGCGACAGCTGCTCCGATGCCGGAACCGGCGCCGGTGATGAGGTGAGTGGACATGCGCCCATGGTCGCATCCGGCCGCGTGGCTACTGAATGCCGGACCACTCCTCCAGGTAGGCCAGCGCGCCGACCCCGTCCTTCGCGAAGAACACCAGGTCGGTGAGGGGAAGGGGCAGGAAGCCCTCGTCCTCCATGCGCTGGAACTGCAGACGCAGACCGTCGTAGAAACCCGCCGTGTTCAGCAGGACGACCGGCTTGTCGTGCTTGCCGTGCTTCTTCAGCTCCAGGATCTCGGTGGCCTCGTCGAGCGTCCCCATACCGCCCACCATGATCACGACGGCGTCGGCCTTCTCCAGGAGCAGCGCCTTGCGCTCGGCGAGATCGCGTGCGATCACCATCTCGTCGGCATCGGTCCGGGCCTGCGCGGCCATGAAGTCCACCGACACCCCGACGAGCCGCCCGCCCGACTCCTGCACCCCGTCGGCGACGACCTTCATCAGCCCGCTCTCCGACCCGCCCCAGACCAGCGTGTGCCCGCCGCGGCCCAGCAGCTCGGCGAACTCGCGGGCGGGCCGGGTGTAGCGGTCGTCGAGGTCGGCGGCGGAGAGAAAGACACAGATGTTCATACAGCAACGGTAAGTGCCCCCACTGACACTCCACGGGACGGGGGGGTTGGTCCGGGGAAGAATCCGGCGCACTGCACGGCTGAACAAGACATGACTTCCACCTCAGGACACGTGATCACCGTCGAGCCCGGCACCGAGCATGTCCGCGTGGTGCGTGACGGCCAGCTGCTCGCCGAGAGCCGCCGTCCGCTCGTACTGCGCGAGACGGGCTGTCCGGTCCGCTACTACCTGCCGCCCGAGGACGTCCGCACCGAGCTGCTCACGGCGTCGGACACCCACACCCACTGCCCGTTCAAGGGGGATGCCTCCTACTGGTCACTGCCGGACGCGGCCGATCTCGTCTGGGCCTATCCGGACCCCAAGCCCGAAGTCGCTGCGATCAAGGACCACTTCTGCTTCTACGACGCCGAGACGGTCTCCGGCTGACCGCCAGACACCTTGCTGGGCTGCGGAGTTGAGGAATCTCGAAAAACTTCGTCGCCGCAGCGATGAGTTCTGCGGTCCGCCGCAGTCCATCTGCACATGGACAGGACTCCTTCCCGTGACGGCACTTTGATCGCCCACCGGCGCAGAGGTGACGGGCCGCCCGTGATTCTGGTGGGCGGGGCGCTGAGCACCGCGGCGACCGAGACACCACTGGCTGAACTTCTGGCGTCGCGGTTCAGCGTCGTGACCTACGACCGGCGCGGCCGCGGCTCCAGCGGCGACGGTGTGCCGTACGCGGTCGAGCGCGAGGTCGAGGATCTGGCGGCGATGATCGATCGGGTCGGTGGCCGGGCCGCGGTGTTCGGGATGTCGTCCGGCGGCGCCCTGGCGCTGGAGGCGCAGGCCGCTGGGGTGCCCGTCGACCTGCTCGCGGTGTACGAACCGCCGTTCGCCCCGGACGCACCGAGCCGCCGGGCCAAGGCGCACTACGCGACCCGGCTGCACCGCCTGCTGTCCGCCGGGGACCGGGCAGGGGCACTCCAGCTTTTCCTGTCGCTGGCGGGGATGCCTGCCGACATGGTCGCCCGGATGCGGCACGCCCCTCTGTGGCGCGGCCTCGAATCACTGGCGCACACCCTGGCGTACGACGACGCGATCCTCGGCAATGGCGCGGTGCCCGCCGAGCGTCTCGGGTCCGTCACCGCGCGCACCATGGTGATCACGGGCGGATTCAGTCCCACCCCGATGCGCACCCTGACCCGCATCCTCGCGGACGCGATCCCGCGCGCCCGGCACCGCACGCTGACGGGCCAGACACATGACCTGGCGCCGCAGGTGGTCGCGCCGGTGCTGGCGGAGTTCTTCTCCAAGGACGTGTACGTCAGCCGGGCGTCGTGAGCCCCGCGGCCCACGACGCCTCGTTGCAGCCCGAGCCCGGCCCGCTTCGAATTCGAAGGAACGCCCCTAGCCCAGGCCGACCGCAGCCTCGGTGCGCCGCACCGTCGTCGCGATCGTCGCCGAGCCGACCACCCGCGTCCCGTCGTACAGCACGACCGCCTGGCCGGGGGCCACACCCCGTACCGGCTCGGTGAAGGTGACGTTCAGCGTGCCGTCCACGAGTTCGGCGGTCACCTCGGTCTCGCCGCCGTGGGCGCGGAGCTGCGCGGTGTACGTGCCGGGGCCGGCCGGGGCCGTGCCGCACCAGCGGGGCTTGATCGCCGTCAGCGCCGTGACGTCGAGGGCCTCCACCGGGCCGACCGTCACCGTGTTGTTCACCGGGGAGATGTCGAGGACGTAGCGCGGCTTGCCGTCGGCGGCGGGGTGGCCGATGCGCAGACCCTTGCGCTGACCGATGGTGAACCCGAAGGCGCCCTCGTGGGTACCGAGCCTGTTGCCGGACTCGTCGAGGATGTCACCCTCGGCCTTGCCGCCGAGACGGTCGGCCAGGAAGCCCTGGGTGTCGCCGTCGGCGATGAAGCAGATGTCATGGCTGTCGGGCTTCTTCGCCACGGCCAGGCCACGGGCCTCCGCCTCGGCGCGGATCTCGTCCTTGGTGGTGAGGGTGTCGCCGAGCGGGAACATCGCGTGGGCGAGCTGCCTCTCGTCCAGGACACCGAGGACGTACGACTGGTCCTTGGCCATGTCGGAGGCGCGGTGCAGCTCGCGGCTGCCGTCCTCGTTCAGCACGACGGTGGCGTAGTGGCCGGTGCAGACGGCGTCGAAGCCGAGAGCGAGCGCCTTGTCGAGCAGCGCCGCGAACTTGATCTTCTCGTTGCAGCGCAGACACGGGTTGGGCGTGCGGCCCGCCTCGTACTCCGCGATGAAGTCCTCCACGACGTCCTCGCGGAAGCGTTCCGCCAGGTCCCAGACGTAGAACGGGATGCCGATGACGTCCGCGGCGCGGCGGGCGTCGCGGGAGTCCTCGATGGTGCAACAGCCGCGCGCTCCGGTACGGAACGACTGCGGGTTCGCGGAGAGGGCGAGGTGCACACCGGTCACGTCGTGGCCCGCCTCGGCGGCGCGGGCCGCGGCGACGGCGGAGTCGACACCGCCCGACATGGCGGCGAGCACACGGAGGGGGCGCTGGGAAGTCTGAGTCATAGCTCCACCAGGGTACGGGGCGCCGGGAACCGAAAGCTCGCGGATATGCGTTGTCGATCTCATGGGGACCAAGAAGGCGGCAGGCGCCAGGCAGTCGGCGGGGGCCGAGGCGGAGCACGGCATCAGTCGGCGAGGGTTGCTGATCGGCGCTGCTGTCACGGCGGTGGGCACGGCGGCGCTGGCCCGGGAGAAGCTGGAGCACGCCTGGTGGCGGCTGCCCGGTGTGGAGAAGCCCCGCAAGCCCGGCGAGCTGGATTACGCGCGGGCGCAGTGGACGGCGGCGTCCCCGGCGAACTGGCGGCGGGCTGACCGCCCCGCCGACTACGCCATAGACCGGGTCGTCATCCATGTGACCCAGGGCAGCTTCCGCGGCGCGGTCAGGGTCTTCCAGGACCCCGCCCACGGTGCGGCGGCGCACTACGTGGTGCGCAAGGACGGTCATGTGACGCAGATGATCCGTGAGCTGGATGTGGCGTTCCACGCGGGGAACAAGTCGTACAACGAGCGCAGCGTCGGCATCGAGCACGAGGGGTTCGTGGACCGGCCGCAGGACTTCACGGCCGCGATGTACGAGGCGTCGGCGCGGCTGTCGGCGGCGATATGCGGGCGGTACGGGATACCGGTGGACCGGACGCACATCATCGGGCATGTGGAGGTGCCTGGCACGGACCACACCGATCCGGGTCCGCACTGGGGCTGGGACCGGTATATCGAGCTGGTGCGGGCAGCGGGCGCCCGGTGATCGCGGGGCCCGCCGCCCGGTTCAGCTGAGCCCCGCCGTCCGCGCGCGCTCGACCGCCGGGCCGATCGCCCGGGCGACGTCCTCGACGTCCTGCTTGGTCGAGGTGTGTCCGAGCGAGAACCGCAGCGTGCCGCGGGCCAGGTCCGGGTCGGTGCCGGTGGCCAGCAGTACGTGGCTGGGCTGGGCGATTCCCGCCGTGCAGGCGGAGCCGGTGGAGCATTCGATGCCCTGGGCGTCCAGCAGCAGGAGGAGGGAGTCTCCCTCGCAGCCGGGGAAGGTGAAGTGGGCGTTGGCCGGGAGCCGGCCGCCGGGGGCCGGATCGCCACCGAGGATGGCGTCGGGAACGGCCGCGAGCACGGCCGCGACCAGCTGGTCGCGGAGCCCGCCGATCTCCCGGGAGAACTCCTCCCGGCCGTCGGCGGCGAGCCGGCCTGCCACCGCGAAGGCGGCGATGGCGGGCACGTCGAGGGTCCCTGAGCGCACATGCCGCTCCTGGCCGCCGCCGTGCAGCACGGGTACGGGGGTGTGGGCGCGGCCGAGCAGCAGCGCGCCGATGCCGAACGGGCCGCCGATCTTGTGCGCGCTGACGGTCATGGCGGCCAGTCCCGACCGGGCGAAGTCGACTTCCAACTGACCGAAGGCCTGCACCGCGTCCGAGTGCATCGGCACATCGAACTCACCGGCCACGGCAGCCAGTTCACGTACCGGCATGATGGTGCCGATCTCGTTGTTGGCCCACATCACGGTGACCATCGCGACATCGTCGGGGTTGCGCGCGATCGCCTCGCGCAGCGCGTCCGGGTGGACGCGGCCGTAGGCGTCGACGGGGAGGTATTCGACGGTCGCACCCTCGTGTTCGGCGAGCCAGTCGACGGCGTCCAGCACGGCGTGGTGCTCGACGGGACCGGCGAGTACGCGGGTGCGCCGGGGGTCGGCGTCGCGGCGGGCCCAGTAGAGGCCCTTCACGGCGAGGTTGTCGGCCTCGGTACCGCCGGAGGTGAAGACCACCTCGCTGGGGCGTGCGCCGAGGGCGTCGGCGAGGGTCTCTCTCGCCTCCTCGACGGTACGGCGGGCCCGGCGCCCGGAGGCGTGCAGTGAGGACGCGTTACCGGTGACGGCGAGCTGGGCGGTCATCGCCGCGATCGCCTCCGGAAGCATCGGCGTGGTCGCGGCGTGGTCGAGGTAAGCCATGGTGGGCTCGATTCTACGAGCCCGGGGCGGGGCGTATGCCGGGCGCATCGCAGTCCGTACCCGCGCACGGCGGACAGGTGTCGTGCCACCTGCCCGAACCGGAGCCCGAACCGGAGCCCGATCCGGCCGGGGCGGCGCCGCAGGACGCCGTCGGTCAGCTGCCGAAGCTCCAGGAGACGGTGCCGTTTCCGGTGACCAGGAAGGCCAGGACGACGAGGTCGGCGATGCCGAGGGCGAGTCCGAGGAGGGCGCGGCCGCGGCGGGCGGTGGAGCGGGCAAGGGCGATGACCGCCATCACGATGGCGATCGGGCCGAGCACGATGTTCATCACAAGGAGGCCGATCAGCCCGAGCACGAAAGAGGCGACGGCCAGACCGTCGGCGTCCCGGGTGCTCCTCCTGCGGCCGACGGGCCGCGTGGCGTCATCCCCGGCGGTGGCGGCTTCCGTGCCGATGCCGGCTCGGCGGGCGAATGCGGTGAGTGTCATGGTGCGGGCTCCTTCGTCTCTGTCATTGGCTCGAACGTCGGATCGGAACAGGCCGGATCAGTGTGACCGGCGGTGTGCGCCCAGCCGCTCACGGACCGCGAAGATCAGCAGCCAGCAGCCGATCGCGGCGGCGAGGGCGAGGGTCAGCGGGAGCGGAATCTGGACCACCGCCCCGAGGACGACCCCCAGCAGGAGCAGGGCGGCGACGAGGATGATCATGTTCGGCCTTTCCGCGAGTTCTCGGGGCACTCGGACACTCTGCGCGCTGTGCGCCTATTTGAGAGTACGAGTGTTCACTGACTTGTCAGTCTAGACCCGTCCACCCCTTCCGTGGTCCGGAGAACAGTTGTTTACTGAATGGCATGAGTCACACCGTCGGCATCCGCCAGACCCAGAAGCTGAAAACCCGTCAGGCACTGCTGGACGCCGCGCTCCAGTTGTTGGAGCACCAGAGCCTGAGCAGCCTGGGACTGCGCGAGGTGACGCGGGCGGTGGGCGTCGCGCCGACCGCCTTCTACCGGCACTTCGACGACACCGCCGCGCTCGGCGTGGCACTCGTCGAGGAAGCGCTCGGCAGCCTGCACGGGGTGATCGGCGCGATCCTCGCCGAGACGGGCGACAGCGAGGCCCGGCTGGACCGCAGCGTCGAGCTGATCACCCGTCACGTACGTGAGCAGCCGGCCCACTTCCGCTTCATCGCCCGTGAACAGCACGGCGGTGTCGGTCCGGTGCGCGAGGCGATAGCCGCCCAACTGCGGCGATTCGCCGAGGAGGTGGCCGAAGCGCTCGCAGCGGAGCCGGAGTCGCGGGGCTGGACCGGCGAGGACCTGCTGATGCTGGGCGGTCTCTACGTCGACCACATGGTGATCACGGCCTCCGCGATGCTGGATGCCGGCCCGGCCGGCGAGGCCCAGGTGGCCGAGGTCACCCGCCGGCGGCTGCGGCTCGTCACCCTCGGCAGACACCATTGGCTGGACGGCGCCG harbors:
- a CDS encoding cysteine desulfurase family protein translates to MAYLDHAATTPMLPEAIAAMTAQLAVTGNASSLHASGRRARRTVEEARETLADALGARPSEVVFTSGGTEADNLAVKGLYWARRDADPRRTRVLAGPVEHHAVLDAVDWLAEHEGATVEYLPVDAYGRVHPDALREAIARNPDDVAMVTVMWANNEIGTIMPVRELAAVAGEFDVPMHSDAVQAFGQLEVDFARSGLAAMTVSAHKIGGPFGIGALLLGRAHTPVPVLHGGGQERHVRSGTLDVPAIAAFAVAGRLAADGREEFSREIGGLRDQLVAAVLAAVPDAILGGDPAPGGRLPANAHFTFPGCEGDSLLLLLDAQGIECSTGSACTAGIAQPSHVLLATGTDPDLARGTLRFSLGHTSTKQDVEDVARAIGPAVERARTAGLS
- a CDS encoding DUF4190 domain-containing protein — its product is MTLTAFARRAGIGTEAATAGDDATRPVGRRRSTRDADGLAVASFVLGLIGLLVMNIVLGPIAIVMAVIALARSTARRGRALLGLALGIADLVVLAFLVTGNGTVSWSFGS
- a CDS encoding TetR family transcriptional regulator translates to MSHTVGIRQTQKLKTRQALLDAALQLLEHQSLSSLGLREVTRAVGVAPTAFYRHFDDTAALGVALVEEALGSLHGVIGAILAETGDSEARLDRSVELITRHVREQPAHFRFIAREQHGGVGPVREAIAAQLRRFAEEVAEALAAEPESRGWTGEDLLMLGGLYVDHMVITASAMLDAGPAGEAQVAEVTRRRLRLVTLGRHHWLDGADT